gactggttgagaagctgctggaactggggcttagcacccctctgtgtgcctgggtcctggactttctcactgccaggccccaagtggtcaggatggggaaacacacatctagctccctcaccctgaacataggatccccccagggctgcgtccttagccccctactgtactccctgtacacacatgactgtggggccaggttcagctcaaactccatcatcaagtttgctgatgacactgtggtggtgggccggatctctgacaacgatgagaaggcctacagggaggaggtggctgatctggcactctggtgtcaggacaatagcctcctcttgaatgtcactaaaacaaaggagctgattgtggacttcagaagggctaaacatccaaggacgtacacgccactggagataaatgggtctattgtggatagggtgagcagtttcaaatacttgggagtccgcatcgcagaggatctgacgtggacaacgcacattgccgcactggtgggtaaggctaagcagcgcctttaccaccttagacaactgaggaaattcagagtgtcgctgaggatccttcattgcttctactctggggctgtagagagcatcctgtccggcaacattacagtctggtttgggaacagctctgcccaggacaggatggccctgcagagagtagtgcgttcggcagaacgcaccatgggaactacactcgtccccctgcaggacctatacttcaggaggtgcagatccagagcaagcaagatcatgagggacccctgccaccccagtaacggactgttccaggtgctacgatcaggcaaacgcctccgctgtcacgctgtgaaaacggagaggatgagacggagcttcttcccacaggccatcaggactgtcaacttttataacctcagagactacatttttgtcgacactttttgtgctatgtttagtaacttattaactttatttatatgctgtaactgcaattctttttgtgcacaatccgcaggcattgccactttcatttcactgcacatcgagtatgtgtatgtgacaaataaatttgacttgacttgacttgacttttagaGATGTTAGTAGCGGCAGCAGCTCAAGGTGTTCGGAAGGAACAATATTCCGAGCTAATTGTTCAGGCGCTTGGAGCAACGTTTAGGAGCTGCATCGTgtgatccagaaccaggggccacagtttaagaataaggggtgggccatttagaacggagatgaggaaaaacttttttagtcagagagttgttaatctgtggaattctctgcctcagaaggcagtggaggccaattctctgaatgcattcaagagagagctagatagagctcttaaggatagcggagtcagggggtatggggagaaggcaggaacgggttactgattgagaatgatcagccatgatcacattgaatggcggtgctggctcgaagggccgatagacaatattgtctattgtctatggtgtgATTCGGACGTGCAGGACATATGCGGGTTGCAAAAACAGTACTAATGAACTTGGTCACAGGCCGGGATAAACATTGAGTCTTTCAATAGGCATGAACAGCAAGTGTTCGGGACGTGATGGGAGCTAGGAAAATGTAGTAAAAATAACCAAGTTACAAACAGAAACAGattgattttaattttaatgcACGTTTTGTCGTTCCTTCTCATTTGAAGAAAAACGGATGTGGGTTTGACAGGGTGCAAAAGAGGGAACCAATGCTAGATAGAATGTGTAGCCTTGTTGTGGAGTTGGGTACGACAACCGTCGCTTTGTGTACAACGTTAACGCCAGAAACAACAGAATTCATCATTCGGGGAAGTTCTGCCCTCAGACAAAGCGAGTTTACTGTGCTTGCCCCACAGTCTCGAATGGCCCGCGTTTGATGTCAATACTGAAATTTCTGTTGACTTCGCCAACCAAATTGAGAGACAGTATTGACAACAAACGCGGGCCATTCGAGACTTGTGGGCCAAGCACCGTAAACTCTTCCAGAAGCCATTTTAAAAGTGCGCTCTACTTCAAACTCAAACCAACCTTTgacaacaccaacaccaatattcttgctattgagggtaggtttactaggttaattcccggaaaggcgggactgtcatatgttgaaagactggagcgactaggcttgtatacactggaatttagaaggatgagaggagttcttatcgaaacgtgtaaaattattaagggattggacacgttagaggcaggaaacatgttcccaatgttgggggagtccagaaccaggggccacagtttaagaataaggggtaggccatttagaactgagatgaggaaaaacgttttcagtcagagagttgtgaatctgtggaattctctgcctccgagggcagtggaggccaattctctgaatgcattcaagagagagctagatagagctcttaaggatagcggagtcagggggtatggggagaaggcaggaacggggtactgattgagaatgatcagccatgatcacattgaatggcggtgctggctcgaagggccgaatggcctcctcctgcacctattgtctattgtaatagaaTTTACAAGTACGAGCCTCGGTCTGTTGTACGGAGAATTAAATTATAATTTTCATTTGCATTGGGTAGAAAGTCTTACTCTTACTGCGATCACCAATCTAAGTCATCGggattgtggatttttttttaaaactgaccTTTGCTGGAATAAATATGATAGAATcagacgtgcaggaaggaactgcagaagctggcttacaccgaaggtagacacagagtgctggagtaactcagcgggtcaggcagcatctctggagaacatggacacagagtgctggagtaactcagcgggtcaggcagcatctctggagaacatggacacagagtgctggagtaactcagcgggtcaggcagcatgtttggagaaagagaagggtctcgacccgaaacgtcacccattccttctctcctgagatgctgcctgacctgctgagttactccagcattttgtgaataaaaaccttcgatttgtagttaacttcttatactatatgtttggagagaaggaatgggcgacgtttcgggtggagagccttcttcagactggtcagattTGTGATCAACTGTTTTGCCGGAATTTAGAAATATTAAGATAACAGGAGCGTTGAAAACAAAAAGCAAAGCCCCCGAGATGTTGGGGGGAGATGTTACCTTGTCGGTCTGGATGCTGGTTGCTGTTCCGTACCGGCAGTGGGTCACAAAATGCTCACAGTTATTCCACAGCAGGCTGTACTCCGTGTTCCCCACCAGTATCTCGGCTCTCCCGGCCACCTCTTCGTTGGGCAGTGGCGGCTTCTTGCCCACCAGCTTGTCCATGTGGTTGGCGAGGATGCAGGCTCCGTAGGCGAAGTCGTCCACCGTGTCCACCCTGATGCTGGCGTTCCTGGAGACCACCCCCAGGACCAGGCGCTGGTTTGTCACCGCGTTGCCGATCAGCTTGCTGTCCACGGTGAACAGGGGCAGGATGTCTGGCATCAGGTGAGCGACCCGCCCGGCGCCCAGGTAGATGCCGTAGTGGGTAAACAGCGTCCGCGGCACCTCCAGCAGGTCCCCCCTCTTCAGCCACCACGTCTCGCAGTAGTTAGCGTTGCGGTCCGTCTCTGTGGCCATCCCGCCTGTGGTGGCCGgtaactgtagcttgctgctcgCCAttcacggtgtgtgtgtgtgtgtgtgtgtgtgtgtgtgtgtgtgtgtgtgtgtgtgtccccaccaCCTTCCCCCCGGGCTCCGGCCGTCCTGGCAAAGCCGCGACCCCCACTCCCATCAGCGGCAGCGTTGCGCCGCCGGACAATTCATAGCCTGGGACCCGCAACACTATCACGCCCACTGGCCGCCCATGCAATGGCCCCACGCCCACTGGCCGCCCATGCAACGGCCCCACGCCCACTGGCCGCCCATGCAATGGCCCCACGCCCATTGCCCAGCCCATGCAATGGCACCACGCCCACTGCCCAGCCCATGCAATGGCCCCACGCCCACTGGCCGCCCATGCAATGATGGCCCCACAGCACTGGTACACGCCCGCAACTCAAACAGCTGGGCTCACAGACAGAGACAGCCCCCATCACAGGCATGGACCCAGTCACGGGCACCTAACACCCAGCACCCCCAGCACacagcgcccagcgcccagcacccagtACCCCCAGCACacagcgcccagcgcccagcaccaagcgcccagcgcccagcgcccagcacccagtACCCAGCCCATGCAATGATGGCCCCGCAGCACTGGTACACGCCCGCAACTACAACAGCTGTGGTCACTACCAGAGACAGCCCCCATTGTAGTCAGGGACCGAGTCCCGGGCACCCAGTCAcgggcacccagcacccagcgcccagccccCTGCACCCAGCCCcctgcacccagcacccagcgcccagccccCTGCACCCAGCCCCCtgcacccagcgcccagcacccagcacccagcccatGCAATGATGGCCCTACAGCACTGGTACACGCCCACAGCACTGGTACACGCCCGCAACTCAAACAGCTGGACTCACAGACAGAGACAGCCCCCATCACAGGCATGGACCCAGTCACGGGCACCCAGCGTCCGGCCCCAtgcacccagcgcccagcaccctgcaccctgcatccagcacccagccccctgcacccagcacccagccccctgcacccagcgcccagcacacagcacccagcacccagcacccagcacacagcgcccagcacccagcacccagcgcccagccccCTGCAcacagcacccagcgcccagccccttgcacccagcgcccagcacccagcacccagcgcccagccccCTGCACCCAGCCCCTtgcacccagcccccagcaccgagcgcccagcacccagcgcccagccccCTGCACCCAGCGCCCGGCCCCCtgcacccagcgcccagcacccagcacccagcccccagcgcccagcacccagcgtCCAGCACCCAGCCCATGCAATGATGGCCCCGCAGCACTGGTACACGCCCGCAACTACAACAGCGGTGGTCACTACCAGAGACAGCCCCCATTGTAGGCAATGACCGAGCCCCGGGCACCCAGTCACGggcacccagcgcccagcacccagcgcccagcaccctgAACCCAGCACCCATTCCAGGCATGGACCCAGTCACGggcacccagcgcccagcacccagcacccattcCAGGCATGGACCCAGCCCCAGCACCCAAACCAGACCAGATGAAACATGGACCCAGACCAGACCACCCGGTCCCATCACCCAATCCCCAACACAAAGCCCAGGCCAGACCTGGACCCAGACCAGACCAGCCCACCCGGTCCAGGCCAGACATGGACCCAGTCCCCACCACTCAGATCAGACCTGGGCCCCACCACTCATCCCACCACCCTGACCCAAACCAGAGGTGGACCCGCGCCCACCGCCGAGACCACCCCGCCCCCACCATCCAGACCCAGACCCACATCTGGAACACAACccagatcacggtgaatggcggtgctggctcgaagggccgaatggcatatcctgcacctattgtctattgacctggacCTTgttccagaccccccccccccccccccagtcagatCCACACATCGCCGTGCAAATTCAGATTCAGACCCTCTCATCAgttgctcccccccaccccaccccccctctgccGACCGGCCCCGCACTAAGGCTAAGCCCCTCGCCCAAGTTCACTAACCAGATCCCACCCCGGTGTTTATTTTAACTTCACATTCAAACTGAGGACGGGTCGTTTAATGGACAGCGAGTGCAAGTCAAGGCGTCTGCCTTACGCATTTgtccacagtgctggagtaactggccgACCTCTGCGACCATTGATTAAACAGATAATTCTACAATATAACTACAATTTATAA
This region of Rhinoraja longicauda isolate Sanriku21f chromosome 1, sRhiLon1.1, whole genome shotgun sequence genomic DNA includes:
- the LOC144597786 gene encoding lecithin retinol acyltransferase-like; translation: MASSKLQLPATTGGMATETDRNANYCETWWLKRGDLLEVPRTLFTHYGIYLGAGRVAHLMPDILPLFTVDSKLIGNAVTNQRLVLGVVSRNASIRVDTVDDFAYGACILANHMDKLVGKKPPLPNEEVAGRAEILVGNTEYSLLWNNCEHFVTHCRYGTATSIQTDKFCEAVKTIIRDQRSIFVTTALGLAGIFCLGFGPSTTLPTILIPFFLWMAG